The following DNA comes from Kitasatospora sp. NBC_01287.
TGGACGGCTCGGCGAGTGCCGCGCAGGCGCTGCGCTGGGCGATCGAGCAGGCCCGGGTGACCGGGGCCGACGTGGTGGAGGCGGTGATGGTCTGGGAGCTGCCGGCCGGCTACGCGTTCGCCGGCGGCATGGTGCCGCCGCCCCCGGCCGAGCTGGACCCCGAGCGGCTCGCCGCCCAGGTGCTGGCCGAGGCCGTGCGGGAGGTGACCGGGGGAGAGCCGGCGGTGCCGGTGCGCGAACTGGTGCTGCCCGGGCCCGCCTCGGTCGCGCTGCTCGGCCAGGCGAAGGGAGCCGAGCTGCTGGTGGTCGGCAGCCGGGGGCTGGGCGGCTTCGCCGGGGTGCTGCTCGGCTCGGTCAGCCGCCACGTGGTCGAGCACGCGCCGTGCCCGGCGGTGGTGGTCCGGGCCAGGTCGGGGGAGCACCACGGCGGTGACGAACCGGCCGGTGACGGATGACCGAGCGCCCGCCACCGCACGTCGACCCGGTGGAGGCGATGGCCGCCACCGGGATCGGCTGCTTCGAGTGGGACCCGGCCACCGAGCGGTTCACCCTGGACCCCGTCGGCCTGGCCGTCTTCGACCTGCGACCG
Coding sequences within:
- a CDS encoding universal stress protein yields the protein MVAKQRRIVVGVDGSASAAQALRWAIEQARVTGADVVEAVMVWELPAGYAFAGGMVPPPPAELDPERLAAQVLAEAVREVTGGEPAVPVRELVLPGPASVALLGQAKGAELLVVGSRGLGGFAGVLLGSVSRHVVEHAPCPAVVVRARSGEHHGGDEPAGDG